ttagaattttttatttaagggggtaataggttggagtaaaacttctcattactttttattacccaggtccccccactagtaaactttatgtgtaaaaaataagctcaattactaaaatttattacaggaataaaagttatactgacataacaaacacaagtaaacttaaaatttaattacccttgtaactattacaccccattaccctcgtaccaaacgcaccattacTGTCATCGCATGTGATTAGGACGAGATAGTCCGTAGGCAAAACATTTGAGATTTCACATATATGCTGGTTTAAAAATGTTGGCATAAATGTTACCTAAAATATTATGAGtgtttagtttaattttattgatagcATTTATTAAGTCTAAAATATTGTGTAAAAATTATATACAAGGGCATTAGACAATTCATCTTAAAACAGAAActatcaaaaaaattttaattggtCCACATTTCAATGGATCTAGGATCTTGTTCAATGACATGTTCAacactaaaaaagaaaagaaaaaattacattgtcacatatttaaaaaataaattggtacattttttaaaaaataaaattggtaCCTATTTTAAAAGCATGTTATATTTAGAACATGACTAAAAAATATTAGGTATTTTGGGGTTAAAATATAAAATGCTATTTTTATTACAATTTCAGAGAACTACTTAAAATGCTACATTTATACACTCTTTCAAATAAAACTGAAATGAGTGTTTGGTAATCGGACGTCAGCTTTCTTTTATGCTTTAATATTTATGGTCTCGTCAAGTTTCAAATCGGCTGGAATTCTAGAAGGAGATAGTTGACCTGTGCATTCCATTCCCATAAAGCTTTGTTGGGGGGTCACAGCACAGCACAGCACAGGTCTTCCATTCCATTGGAAATATTCGTGTTTATCTGTGATGATGATGTAATGATGCAAATACAATATAGCCAAGTTGAATATGAGTTGGTATTTTTTTTGTACTGTGTCTCTTCAAGAGCAACACCATAACCTGCTTCTACAAAAGAATGACGTAGACCAACTTCTCCAgacaacacacaaaaaaaagaagaaaaagaaaattgatgaagttgGTTATGACAGGTGAGACTGGACCAAAACTCGTGGGAGAAAGAAATAAGGCTCCAAACCCCTTCCCAAAAGTGGACAAGTCTACGGAACCAAGAAAGCCCTAAAGAAATACTCCCAACTATTTTGAACCCCCGACCTTAGTGTCATCACCCTTAAACCCAGATATATAACCAACTGAGCTATTATCCCATGGTTTAGCTACCATTTGTTTTTATGCAAAATTGAATATTTGCCAGAATAATTTCTACAAAAGTAGTGGCCCACAAAGCAATTTCACAATTTAAGTGGAAAAGGCCCAAAACACAGTGCATGGTCTGTTGTACAGACTCACTGCACTGGTTCCATGGATTGAcatgtccaaactccaaagcatTGTATCGTCCTTACTGTTGTTATCCTCAAAACAAAACATACTTTCTTATTACGAAAAAAACACGCAGGGCATCTGGTAGTTAAATTGTTTATACAGCTAAGCTTTTTGAGGCAATCTCGAAGACGTTCTCTGACAACCCGTTGGAAGACAGGATCATCTCCAGTTGTGCCTGCAAAACATCAAAAGACCTTTATTCATCGACAGAGCTAATAGCAGGGGGTTGCAATATAATTATCCTTTAGTCATCATCTTTCATCGGGTCTAATACTTACAGAAATCGATTCACTCACTACATAGTCAATGATACAAGATATACTAGATTATGTTCATGCGAAAGTCGAGGATATAATACTATATCTGTTACCTTGGCAAGCTTTTGCCGGGTTTCATCATAGCGCCTCCATCTTGAGAATGCTGACACCATGCGAGAGGCCACCTGCAATCCATAGATGTTAAAGAGatgtgaagaaaagaaaaggaaagttgCTAATTATTTGTCTCAACTTAGTTCATTTGGTAATGATCATAACCCATTTATTTTAAGGGAATTATCCATAACGAACCTGAGGGTTCAATTTATCAAGTTGCACCACTAATTCTCCTAGGAACCGGTAGCCTGACCCATCTATCGCATGAAAATTCACAGGAGAACCACAGAACCCTCCAATGAGGGAGTATACCTATGTCACCACAAGACATAAAATTCATTCACATAGGCATCAAGACTGATAATCAAAGGATGCACATTAAATCATGCCACAAAAACgagtcagagagagagagagagagatattttTACCTTGTTTGGATTACGCAGGTCAAATGCCGGATGATTCAAGAGGTTCTGAACATTCTTCACATTACCAGGAAGGTTAGACATCGCTTGAAGTGCAAACCATTTGTTGACAACCTAACAAATAGATGAAGATACATTAACAACAGAAACTTTGAAGAACCTGCGCACTAGGTCCTGTATCGAGAAGAGGATAATAGTTTCAGTAGGTTCAATTCAAATAATAGAAAAGGGACAAACATGCACACACGTTTAATAACCAATGGAGGATTAAATACATTGAGTGATACTAGAATGACGGTATTTTCGGGCATTTCACTTAACGCTTTCAAGTACTTTTTAAAGTTCATGGCACATGACTCGAACAGCACATATGACTCGAACAATATTTGTGATGTAAGTTAACTCATTTTTATAACCCAATGTATAGATATCGCAACATAACATAATTGTTATCTCAAATTGAAGGTAACTCCAGAATTCCCTGCAGATATTTGCCCTTCAAGTGCCTCTCaccaacagaaaaagaaaaaaaatgcatcgaAAAAAAAGGCATTGACAAATTCATTCATGACCCATCGAAGGACTGTTGAGCTCGAGAATTACCAAAAAGTCATGTTGCCATTTACTGTAAAAGTCCTCCAGAATATCATCACGGGTTTTACCAGGATTCAGGGCTATGGCAGCCAAGGCTGCAATTTGATCTGTCATATTCGTAGCAGTCTTGTATTCGTGCAACGCAAGCTCATTCAACTCTGGATCATTGAGTAATGCAAGATATGCTATAGATGGTttgaaaaaaagacaaaatcagTTACAGATGTTAAACCAGGCACATCCTGAATATTTGACAATTTTAAGCAACACAAACCAAGAGCAATATTCTTTAAAGTCCGCCTTGCCATATTAGGATGGTCAAACACATACTCTTCTGCGCTCCTATTGCTTTTGACCTGTGAAGGAAAAGGATGATAAAAAAAGTAAAGAGACCCAAAACAGAAATGACATTCAGAATAAATGACATACCGCATTTAGGAATTCTGCTCTGAGTTCTGAGGCAAGCTGCTTCCTGACAAAAGATCGAACAGCATGAACTGCGTCAGGATCTGCAACTTCCATCATGTCCATTATCTCCCCTTCACCAGGCGGGGTTATTGCCTTCGCAATGAATTCCTGCACAAGTAATGCAATTACAGTTGATAAGTTATGTAGTGaaattagattttgaaaaacacTATATTGCACCTTCATCACaccaaaagataaaatattgAACAGAGGGGGACTGGGGAGGTAGACCATAGACATACTTTATCAAGGCTTGAATCACCGAGTATGTTTCTGAACCCATCCACAAACTTTGGATACAGCTGCAATGGTTTGGTTTCTTGAAAATCTGACACTAAGGAAAGCATCAGCTTCCTGGCCAACACCTGTCCAGCTTCCCATCTGAAACATGAAACCGATCCGGTACAAACAATTCTACGCATGTCACTGACTTTCAAATAAGTTATTGACACTTTGAAAAGCTTTGAAAATGACAAACCGGTTAAATTCATCTGAATCATGAGCAAGGAGGAAATACAAATCGTCAATGGGGAGATCAGATTGAAGGCGGATAGGAGCGCTATAACCTCTCAATAGAGATGGAATTGGCCGTTCAAATATATCAGAGAAtacaaattcttcttctttctgctcaacacaaaaccaaaaaagCTGTACTCAATTACCAATGAAAAGATTAGCAAAAGAATGGAGTTTGCAAATAAAAGGTATAGCCTATAGATTCGATTATAAAGCTCATTTTGAAACTGGTTGAGAGATTCCATCCTTTAAAccccaacccccccccccccccccaaaaagtCACCAATTTGCCCAATGTGATAATAAAACACAAAGTTAAAGACCTTACCTCTATGAAAATGAGCAGAATAGAAACTTCTGATCTCAGCATCACAAACATATATTCATTTGATTTTGGCTTTACTACATGTAAATGGTGTAATAccctttctttaaaaaaaaaaaaaaaaaaagtattcttGCATTCAACGAATCCATCACAAACTTTGAGATGGTAAAGAGTTAGCTAGTTGTTGGGGCATGCAGCTAATCCGTTCAATCAATACATTTTTTCCATAACTCAAGCTTATAAACAGAAGATATCTAGATTTTCCCTTTGCCTTTCTCAGTGATGCATATAAAGAAAGAGTAGCAGAATATCGATTCATTTTCCCAATATTGCAAACCTCAATAACTCCACGTTAAACAATAACTTGTTTATGATAGAAGCAGACAAAGgaaattgattttcttaaaTCAAGAAATGAGAAGCAGAAATTCACCTCCTCAAATTCCTGCTAACATTATAACTAGAAGGCTACAACATGGTCAACCGTCTGCTTAATTTTTCAACTGAGAGAACATGTTGAATTAGAATTATAACCTTTCTCTTCATATTTGAAAATCACAAAGAAAATGTACAACATCCATTCCTAAGTCTAACATAGGTAACAGTGAAAATAGGTTTGCTGATAATAAGAGAAACCAAATGTTAATTCCAAATAAGAATTATAATTGACCTTGGTTACTCGAAGAACTGTAGTGTAGACTGGTTGATTATTGGTTGCAAGAGACtgcaaaatcccattttgatacACAGATGAGAGAGGCATGTCCTTGCCAGTCGAGTCCAGCAAACCTACTGCCACAGGAATGAACATAGGCTCCTTAATTGGCTGCCCTGGAGTTGGTGGCACCTCCTGACTGAAAAAGCCCCCACCAAGTAGAATTTTATGTGTCATTATAAAGGTATAGGTAAATAACTTCCATCCACAAGCCTCCAAAAGTGGAATCGGGGTTGGAGAAGGACAAGAAGTACACAATCTTACACCCACAATGTGGAGTTGAATTATGCTTTACATGATTATGACTTACATGATTATGACTTACAAAAATGTGTTTAGCATACATACCTAAACTTTAAGGAGAAAGTATGGGCTTCAGCATTATAAGATGAAGTAACACTCACAAGAGGTGTCCCAGCTTGAGAGTACCTgtaattttttgttaaattgaaaAGCAAAGGCATAAATCTATCAGAGAgactcaaggaaaaaaaaggaaaaaaaaataaagagatcCAAACCATAGTAAGAAAttagcaaaatcagcatcattTGCATCTCGCATGGCAGCAAAAAAGTCTTCACAGGTTACAGCTTGCCCATCATGTCTTTTGAAATAGAGATCCATGCCCTGAGAAgtaaaacaatatatacaaaaaatttagTAGTTAATTCCCACCACTAGCAGGCTTAACATCATTGGAAACCAGGCTTAGAAACATTCTCAGACTTTACCTTCCGGAATCCATGACTCCTCAATAAAGTTTTGTACATCCTGACAACTTCAGCTCCCTGAAAAGTTGGACAATAAGAATGAAGCATtaatgaatttcaaaaaatgGATATTGCCCTGTCATCCATCCTTGTCCGCAAGTATATTAAGCCACGAGAAAGTCAAACCTTTTCATACACctgtcaaagaaaaagaaacaaccaAGACGTCAAGAAACAACAATTAGATATCATATCAACAAAGCATGGACAAACAAATGAACGTAGAGGTAAAATGACAAATTTCTAAAACCTACCGTCACTGTAGTTGAAATTGTTGAGGGCCCGTGCCAAAATAAAATTCAGCAAGGTTTGCATGAGAAAGTAAACATCCGAGAGTCAAAAGCAATGAAGATTTTCAAGACACCGAAACTTAAGTAGTCCACAAAAACTTCCGCATCGAGTAAAAGAGAATACGA
This DNA window, taken from Tripterygium wilfordii isolate XIE 37 chromosome 20, ASM1340144v1, whole genome shotgun sequence, encodes the following:
- the LOC119987213 gene encoding puromycin-sensitive aminopeptidase-like isoform X2, whose protein sequence is MDRPKEIFLKDYKLPDYYFDTVDLHFLLGEEKTIVNSKIIVFPRVEGSSSPLILDGQDQKLLSIKINKKELKEEDYHVDSRHLTLPTPPASTFTLEIVTEIYPQENTSLEGLSKSSGNFFTQCEAEGFRKITYYQDRPDIMAKYTCRIEADKSLYPLLLSNGNLIQQGELEDGKHYALWEDPFKKPCYLFALVAGQLEGRDDTFVTRSGRQVSLRIWTPAQDVPKTVHAMYALKAAMKWDEDVFGLEYDLDLFNIVAVPDFNMGAMENKSLNIFDSKLVLASPETATDGDYAAILGVIGHEYFHNWTGNRVTCRDWFQLSLKEGLTVFRVQEFSSDMGSRAVKRIADVSRLRSSQFSQDAGPMAHPVRPHSYIKMDNFYTVTVYEKGAEVVRMYKTLLRSHGFRKGMDLYFKRHDGQAVTCEDFFAAMRDANDADFANFLLWYSQAGTPLVSVTSSYNAEAHTFSLKFSQEVPPTPGQPIKEPMFIPVAVGLLDSTGKDMPLSSVYQNGILQSLATNNQPVYTTVLRVTKKEEEFVFSDIFERPIPSLLRGYSAPIRLQSDLPIDDLYFLLAHDSDEFNRWEAGQVLARKLMLSLVSDFQETKPLQLYPKFVDGFRNILGDSSLDKEFIAKAITPPGEGEIMDMMEVADPDAVHAVRSFVRKQLASELRAEFLNAVKSNRSAEEYVFDHPNMARRTLKNIALAYLALLNDPELNELALHEYKTATNMTDQIAALAAIALNPGKTRDDILEDFYSKWQHDFLVVNKWFALQAMSNLPGNVKNVQNLLNHPAFDLRNPNKVASRMVSAFSRWRRYDETRQKLAKAQLEMILSSNGLSENVFEIASKSLAV
- the LOC119987213 gene encoding puromycin-sensitive aminopeptidase-like isoform X1, which encodes MDRPKEIFLKDYKLPDYYFDTVDLHFLLGEEKTIVNSKIIVFPRVEGSSSPLILDGQDQKLLSIKINKKELKEEDYHVDSRHLTLPTPPASTFTLEIVTEIYPQENTSLEGLSKSSGNFFTQCEAEGFRKITYYQDRPDIMAKYTCRIEADKSLYPLLLSNGNLIQQGELEDGKHYALWEDPFKKPCYLFALVAGQLEGRDDTFVTRSGRQVSLRIWTPAQDVPKTVHAMYALKAAMKWDEDVFGLEYDLDLFNIVAVPDFNMGAMENKSLNIFDSKLVLASPETATDGDYAAILGVIGHEYFHNWTGNRVTCRDWFQLSLKEGLTVFRVQEFSSDMGSRAVKRIADVSRLRSSQFSQDAGPMAHPVRPHSYIKMDNFYTVTVYEKGAEVVRMYKTLLRSHGFRKGMDLYFKRHDGQAVTCEDFFAAMRDANDADFANFLLWYSQAGTPLVSVTSSYNAEAHTFSLKFSQEVPPTPGQPIKEPMFIPVAVGLLDSTGKDMPLSSVYQNGILQSLATNNQPVYTTVLRVTKKEEEFVFSDIFERPIPSLLRGYSAPIRLQSDLPIDDLYFLLAHDSDEFNRWEAGQVLARKLMLSLVSDFQETKPLQLYPKFVDGFRNILGDSSLDKEFIAKAITPPGEGEIMDMMEVADPDAVHAVRSFVRKQLASELRAEFLNAVKSNRSAEEYVFDHPNMARRTLKNIALAYLALLNDPELNELALHEYKTATNMTDQIAALAAIALNPGKTRDDILEDFYSKWQHDFLVVNKWFALQAMSNLPGNVKNVQNLLNHPAFDLRNPNKVYSLIGGFCGSPVNFHAIDGSGYRFLGELVVQLDKLNPQVASRMVSAFSRWRRYDETRQKLAKAQLEMILSSNGLSENVFEIASKSLAV
- the LOC119987213 gene encoding puromycin-sensitive aminopeptidase-like isoform X3, producing the protein MARLILPCKSSSLAKTSLSGFISSPIRATCRSSCVQNSSNNFFKYRHFLTSQAPLQRNYQFPYPSSYRAKETSRRFLCSVATETLPKQIEESKMDRPKEIFLKDYKLPDYYFDTVDLHFLLGEEKTIVNSKIIVFPRVEGSSSPLILDGQDQKLLSIKINKKELKEEDYHVDSRHLTLPTPPASTFTLEIVTEIYPQENTSLEGLSKSSGNFFTQCEAEGFRKITYYQDRPDIMAKYTCRIEADKSLYPLLLSNGNLIQQGELEDGKHYALWEDPFKKPCYLFALVAGQLEGRDDTFVTRSGRQVSLRIWTPAQDVPKTVHAMYALKAAMKWDEDVFGLEYDLDLFNIVAVPDFNMGAMENKSLNIFDSKLVLASPETATDGDYAAILGVIGHEYFHNWTGNRVTCRDWFQLSLKEGLTVFRVQEFSSDMGSRAVKRIADVSRLRSSQFSQDAGPMAHPVRPHSYIKMDNFYTVTVYEKGAEVVRMYKTLLRSHGFRKGMDLYFKRHDGQAVTCEDFFAAMRDANDADFANFLLWYSQAGTPLVSVTSSYNAEAHTFSLKFSQEVPPTPGQPIKEPMFIPVAVGLLDSTGKDMPLSSVYQNGILQSLATNNQPVYTTVLRVTKKEEEFVFSDIFERPIPSLLRGYSAPIRLQSDLPIDDLYFLLAHDSDEFNRWEAGQVLARKLMLSLVSDFQETKPLQLYPKFVDGFRNILGDSSLDKEFIAKAITPPGEGEIMDMMEVADPDAVHAVRSFVRKQLASELRAEFLNAVKSNRSAEEYVFDHPNMARRTLKNIALAYLALLNDPELNELALHEYKTATNMTDQIAALAAIALNPGKTRDDILEDFYSKWQHDFLVVNKWFALQAMSNLPGNVKNVQNLLNHPAFDLRNPNKVYSLIGGFCGSPVNFHAIDGSGYRFLGELVVQLDKLNPQVASRMVSAFSRWRRYDETRQKLAKAQLEMILSSNGLSENVFEIASKSLAV